The following proteins are co-located in the Pseudomonas cavernae genome:
- a CDS encoding MaoC family dehydratase N-terminal domain-containing protein — protein sequence MIDKSHIGAVVSSHTQDVEAGRLRFFAKATGQQDPRYSDVEAARAAGYKSLPVPPTFLFCLDMEAGGSGSVLKRLNIDLGKILHAEQAFTYHKLAYAGDRLSFETKIVDIYDKKGGALEFVVRETRVTNAEGDLVAELRNSLVVRN from the coding sequence ATGATCGATAAGAGCCATATTGGTGCGGTGGTTTCCAGCCACACCCAGGACGTCGAAGCCGGCCGTCTGCGCTTCTTCGCCAAGGCCACCGGCCAGCAGGATCCGCGTTACAGCGACGTAGAGGCGGCCCGCGCCGCCGGCTACAAGAGCCTGCCGGTGCCGCCGACCTTCCTGTTCTGTCTGGATATGGAAGCCGGCGGTTCGGGTTCGGTGCTCAAGCGCCTGAACATCGACCTCGGCAAGATCCTGCACGCCGAACAGGCCTTCACCTACCACAAGCTGGCCTATGCCGGCGATCGCCTGAGCTTCGAGACGAAGATCGTCGACATCTACGATAAGAAGGGCGGCGCCCTCGAGTTCGTGGTTCGCGAGACCCGCGTGACCAATGCCGAAGGCGATCTGGTGGCGGAGCTGCGCAACAGTCTCGTCGTACGTAATTGA
- a CDS encoding SDR family NAD(P)-dependent oxidoreductase → MTKKLEGKVALITGSGRGIGREVALQLAALGAKIVINDLDQEPAEQTVADIRAAGGEAVACVGSVTAADFADRLLKTAMDSFGSVDIIVNNAGFTWDNVIQKMSDEQWDAIIGCHLTAPFRILRAAQPILSALAKQDAAEGREVLRKVVNISSGAAGGNAGQANYSSAKAGILGMTKALAKEWGRYKVNVNAVAFGIIDTRLTQALAGEDSKTVNIEGREIKVGVQKARLDAASVTIPLGRPGTAVEAAGAVVLFCLPESNYCSGQTIYCGGGPGGNF, encoded by the coding sequence ATGACCAAGAAACTCGAAGGCAAAGTCGCCCTGATTACCGGCTCCGGCCGTGGCATCGGCCGTGAAGTCGCCCTGCAGCTGGCTGCGCTGGGCGCCAAGATCGTCATCAACGACCTCGACCAGGAGCCGGCCGAGCAGACCGTCGCCGACATCCGTGCGGCCGGTGGCGAAGCCGTGGCCTGTGTCGGCAGCGTAACTGCCGCTGACTTTGCCGATCGCCTGCTGAAGACCGCGATGGACAGCTTCGGTAGCGTCGACATCATCGTCAACAACGCCGGCTTCACCTGGGACAACGTGATCCAGAAGATGTCCGACGAGCAGTGGGACGCGATCATCGGCTGCCACCTGACCGCGCCGTTCCGCATCCTGCGCGCCGCTCAGCCGATCCTCAGCGCGCTGGCCAAGCAAGACGCCGCCGAAGGCCGCGAAGTGCTGCGCAAGGTGGTCAACATTTCTTCCGGCGCTGCTGGCGGTAACGCCGGTCAGGCCAACTACTCCTCGGCCAAGGCCGGCATCCTCGGCATGACCAAGGCCCTGGCCAAGGAGTGGGGCCGCTACAAGGTCAACGTCAACGCCGTCGCTTTCGGCATCATCGATACCCGCCTGACCCAGGCGCTGGCCGGTGAAGACAGCAAGACCGTCAACATCGAAGGCCGCGAGATCAAGGTCGGCGTGCAAAAGGCTCGCCTCGACGCCGCCAGCGTCACCATCCCGCTGGGTCGTCCGGGTACGGCGGTAGAAGCCGCCGGTGCCGTGGTGCTGTTCTGTCTGCCTGAGTCCAACTACTGCTCCGGTCAGACCATCTACTGCGGTGGCGGCCCTGGCGGCAACTTCTAA
- a CDS encoding Zn-dependent alcohol dehydrogenase, producing MKAAVFHQVGAPLTIEDVAISKPGPREVLVRTAAVGVCHSDLHFVDGAYPHPTPVVLGHEAAGIVEAVGSEVRTVKPGDHVVTCLSAYCGHCEHCVTGHLSLCVSPDTKRGKDEEPRLSYVQKPIPQFLNLSAYAEQMLVHENALVAIRRDMPLDRAALLGCAVTTGTGAVFNTAKVRPGETVAVIGCGGIGLATINGAALAGAGRIIAIDMLDSKLELAKQFGATDVISAKSGDAVKQVLELTRGGVHHSFECIGLKQTFEQAFAMLARGGTATVIGMIKPGVKVELHGFDLLGERKIQGSFMGSNRFPVDLPRLTDFYMQGRLKLDEMISQRIKLEQINEAFDELRRGELARSVIVFDQ from the coding sequence ATGAAAGCAGCTGTGTTTCATCAGGTCGGCGCGCCGCTGACCATCGAAGACGTCGCCATCAGCAAGCCAGGTCCGCGCGAGGTGCTGGTGCGCACCGCGGCGGTCGGCGTCTGCCATTCCGACCTGCATTTTGTCGATGGAGCCTACCCACATCCGACGCCGGTGGTGCTCGGCCACGAAGCCGCCGGCATCGTCGAGGCAGTCGGATCGGAAGTGCGCACGGTCAAGCCGGGCGATCACGTGGTCACCTGCCTGTCCGCTTACTGCGGGCATTGCGAGCATTGCGTCACCGGCCACCTGTCGCTGTGCGTGTCGCCGGACACCAAGCGCGGCAAGGACGAGGAGCCGCGCCTGAGCTACGTGCAGAAGCCGATCCCGCAGTTCCTCAACCTGTCGGCCTATGCCGAGCAGATGCTGGTGCACGAGAACGCGCTGGTTGCCATCCGCCGCGACATGCCGCTGGACCGCGCGGCGCTGCTCGGCTGCGCGGTGACCACCGGCACCGGCGCGGTGTTCAACACCGCCAAGGTGCGCCCGGGCGAGACCGTGGCGGTGATCGGTTGCGGCGGCATCGGCCTGGCCACCATCAACGGCGCGGCGCTGGCCGGTGCCGGGCGGATCATCGCCATCGACATGCTCGACTCCAAGCTGGAGCTGGCCAAGCAGTTCGGCGCTACCGACGTGATCAGCGCCAAAAGCGGCGATGCGGTCAAGCAGGTGCTGGAGCTGACCCGTGGCGGTGTGCACCACTCCTTCGAGTGCATCGGCCTCAAACAGACCTTCGAGCAGGCGTTCGCCATGCTGGCGCGCGGCGGCACGGCCACAGTGATCGGCATGATCAAGCCGGGCGTGAAGGTCGAATTGCACGGTTTTGACCTGCTCGGCGAGCGCAAGATCCAGGGTTCCTTCATGGGCTCCAACCGCTTCCCGGTGGACCTGCCGCGCCTCACCGACTTCTACATGCAGGGCCGCCTGAAGCTCGACGAGATGATCTCCCAGCGCATCAAGCTTGAGCAGATCAACGAGGCCTTCGACGAACTGCGCCGCGGCGAACTGGCGCGCTCGGTGATCGTCTTCGACCAGTAA
- a CDS encoding coniferyl aldehyde dehydrogenase: MSANNNPNGTDIRAILDKQRSAFLEAGPSSAAQRIELIDRAIGLLVDHEQEIIDAVAADFGHRSKDFTRVTEVLSPLMTLKQTKAQLAEWMKPESRHTDRGEAWVQYQPLGVIGIVSPWNFPVNLAFGGLAGALAAGNRVMIKPSEFTPQTSELMARMIRSVFAEEEVAVITGGPEVGQAFASQPFDHLLFTGATSIGRHVMRAAAENLVPVTLELGGKSPTIISRSADFKTAVTKVITGKMHNAGQICLAPDYVFVPEEKVAEFVATAKAVLAGFFPSLKDNPDYTSVINARHFARLQGYLAEAREAGVELIELNPAGEDFADQAHHKIAPTLLNNPGDQLKVMQDEIFGPLLPIKPYQTITEVVSYINAHPRPLGLYYFGSDADEEAYVLSRTTSGGVTLNDVIKHVGVESLPFGGVGPSGMGAYHGHDGFRAFSHARAVFRPAEGPDLMRPPYVEQVRQIVGSLIKR; encoded by the coding sequence ATGAGCGCGAATAACAACCCGAACGGCACGGACATCCGTGCGATCCTCGACAAGCAGCGCAGTGCCTTCCTTGAGGCCGGCCCTTCTTCGGCTGCGCAGCGCATCGAACTGATCGACCGCGCGATTGGCTTGCTGGTCGATCACGAACAGGAAATCATCGACGCGGTCGCCGCCGACTTCGGCCATCGCAGCAAGGACTTCACCCGGGTCACCGAAGTGCTGTCGCCGCTGATGACCCTCAAGCAGACCAAGGCACAGCTGGCCGAGTGGATGAAACCCGAGTCGCGCCATACCGACCGTGGCGAAGCCTGGGTGCAGTACCAGCCGCTCGGCGTGATCGGCATCGTCAGCCCGTGGAACTTCCCGGTCAACCTGGCCTTCGGCGGCCTGGCCGGCGCCCTGGCGGCTGGCAACCGGGTGATGATCAAGCCCTCCGAGTTCACCCCGCAGACCTCCGAGCTGATGGCGCGGATGATCCGTTCGGTGTTCGCCGAGGAAGAGGTCGCGGTGATCACCGGCGGCCCGGAAGTCGGTCAGGCGTTCGCCAGCCAGCCTTTCGATCACCTGCTGTTCACCGGCGCCACCAGCATCGGCCGGCACGTGATGCGCGCCGCCGCCGAGAACCTGGTGCCGGTGACCTTGGAGCTGGGCGGCAAGTCGCCGACCATCATCTCGCGCAGCGCCGATTTCAAGACGGCGGTGACCAAGGTCATCACCGGCAAGATGCACAACGCTGGGCAGATCTGCCTGGCGCCGGACTACGTGTTCGTGCCGGAAGAAAAGGTCGCCGAGTTCGTCGCCACCGCCAAGGCAGTGCTGGCCGGCTTCTTCCCGAGCCTGAAGGACAACCCGGACTACACCTCGGTGATCAACGCCCGTCACTTCGCGCGTCTGCAGGGCTACCTGGCCGAAGCGCGTGAGGCCGGTGTCGAGCTGATCGAGCTGAACCCGGCCGGCGAGGACTTCGCCGACCAGGCGCACCACAAGATCGCCCCGACCCTGCTGAACAACCCCGGCGACCAGCTCAAGGTGATGCAGGACGAGATCTTCGGCCCGCTGCTGCCGATCAAGCCGTACCAGACCATCACCGAAGTGGTGTCCTACATCAATGCGCACCCGCGCCCGCTGGGCCTTTACTACTTCGGCAGCGACGCCGATGAGGAAGCCTACGTGCTCAGCCGCACCACCTCGGGCGGGGTGACCCTCAACGATGTGATCAAGCATGTCGGCGTCGAGAGTCTGCCGTTCGGCGGCGTCGGCCCCAGCGGCATGGGGGCTTATCACGGCCACGATGGCTTCCGCGCCTTCAGCCATGCCCGGGCGGTGTTCCGTCCGGCCGAAGGCCCGGACCTGATGCGCCCGCCCTATGTCGAGCAGGTTCGGCAGATCGTCGGCTCGCTGATCAAGCGCTGA
- a CDS encoding enoyl-CoA hydratase/isomerase family protein — protein sequence MNPSTIELSIDNGLAILVMARPERKNALTPQMFAELLDALNGLRRNPEVKAVLLTGAGSDFCSGGDVGNMQGEQVEAAVVRRRMEENNRLLLAMADFDKPLIAAVDGVAFGAGFSLALAADFLIASERARFCMAFARLGLGPDLGASYTLPRVVGLQKAKEIIFSAREVPAQEALQLGIALEVHPAETFRARAEELARAMANLSPTGFSMTKRLLGASLESDLVGMLDAEASNQAVCMASNYLKDAAARFARKEPPLYQWPKRKDV from the coding sequence ATGAACCCGTCGACCATCGAACTCTCCATCGACAACGGCCTGGCCATCCTGGTCATGGCCCGCCCCGAGCGCAAGAACGCGCTGACTCCGCAGATGTTCGCCGAGCTGCTCGATGCGCTGAACGGCCTGCGCCGCAACCCCGAGGTCAAGGCGGTGCTGCTGACCGGCGCCGGCAGCGATTTCTGCTCCGGCGGCGACGTCGGCAACATGCAGGGCGAGCAGGTCGAGGCCGCTGTGGTGCGCCGGCGCATGGAGGAAAACAACCGCCTGTTGCTGGCCATGGCCGACTTCGACAAGCCGCTGATCGCCGCGGTCGATGGCGTGGCCTTCGGTGCCGGCTTCAGCCTGGCCCTGGCCGCCGACTTCCTGATCGCTTCCGAGCGCGCGCGCTTCTGCATGGCCTTCGCCCGTCTCGGCCTCGGCCCGGATCTGGGCGCTTCCTACACGCTGCCGCGCGTGGTCGGTCTGCAGAAGGCCAAGGAAATCATCTTCTCCGCCCGCGAGGTCCCGGCGCAGGAAGCCCTGCAACTGGGCATCGCCCTCGAGGTGCATCCGGCGGAAACCTTCCGCGCCCGCGCCGAGGAGCTGGCCCGCGCCATGGCCAACCTGTCACCGACCGGCTTCAGCATGACCAAACGCCTGCTCGGTGCCTCGCTGGAAAGCGACCTGGTCGGCATGCTCGATGCCGAAGCCAGCAACCAGGCGGTGTGCATGGCCTCGAATTACCTCAAGGACGCTGCCGCGCGCTTCGCCCGCAAGGAGCCGCCGCTGTACCAGTGGCCCAAGCGCAAGGACGTCTGA
- a CDS encoding MaoC family dehydratase, with protein MNLANIEIGYELPSFTTEPINRTTLALYCGASGDHNPIHVDIDFAKKAGMPDVFAHGMLSMGYLARLLTNWVPQENLRSYSVRFVAITQLGDQITCSGKVVEKDEANGTVRLEITTRNQAGEIKLSGEALVALN; from the coding sequence GTGAATCTTGCAAACATCGAAATCGGCTACGAGCTGCCGTCGTTCACCACCGAACCGATCAATCGCACCACCCTGGCGCTGTACTGCGGCGCCTCGGGCGACCACAACCCGATCCACGTCGACATCGACTTCGCCAAGAAGGCCGGCATGCCCGACGTGTTCGCCCACGGCATGCTGTCGATGGGTTACCTCGCGCGCCTGCTCACCAACTGGGTGCCGCAGGAAAACCTGCGCAGTTACTCGGTGCGCTTCGTCGCCATCACCCAGCTCGGCGATCAGATCACCTGCTCCGGCAAGGTCGTCGAGAAGGACGAGGCGAACGGCACCGTGCGCCTGGAAATCACCACCCGCAACCAGGCGGGCGAAATCAAACTCAGCGGCGAAGCCCTCGTCGCACTGAACTGA
- a CDS encoding acyl-CoA dehydrogenase family protein produces the protein MSAYKSPWITEDLAIFQESVRRFVAEEQVPHEERWAKQQHVDRETWLRAGQCGMLLLSIPEEYGGMGGSFAHDAILTLEQSRQVTASLGTNVHSGIVAHYILRYASEEQKLKWLPKMASGEMVGAIAMSEPGAGSDLKSIKARAVKDGSDYVINGSKTFITNGYHADLILVVVKTDPEKGAKGTSIVVVETKDLAGFRRGRILEKIGQKAQDTAELFFDDVRVPQANLLGPEEGKGFIQLMQQLPQERMIIALGALGSMERALADTIEYTRSRKVFGQSLLDLQNTRFKLAEMQTTYIIARTFIDDCMVKVLNNELDPETAAMAKWWSTQRNCEIIDECLQLHGGYGYMVEYPIARQFVNSRVSKIFGGSNEIMKEIIARTL, from the coding sequence ATGAGTGCCTACAAATCCCCGTGGATCACTGAAGACTTGGCGATCTTCCAAGAATCCGTGCGTCGTTTCGTCGCCGAAGAGCAAGTGCCCCACGAAGAGCGTTGGGCCAAGCAACAGCACGTCGACCGCGAAACCTGGCTGCGCGCCGGGCAGTGCGGCATGCTGCTGCTGAGTATTCCTGAGGAGTACGGTGGCATGGGCGGCAGCTTCGCCCACGACGCCATCCTGACCCTGGAACAGAGCCGCCAAGTGACCGCCAGCCTGGGCACCAACGTGCACAGCGGCATCGTCGCCCACTACATCCTGCGCTACGCCAGCGAGGAGCAGAAGCTCAAGTGGCTGCCGAAGATGGCCAGCGGCGAGATGGTCGGCGCCATCGCCATGTCCGAGCCGGGCGCCGGTTCCGACCTGAAGAGCATCAAGGCCCGTGCCGTCAAGGACGGCAGTGACTATGTCATCAACGGCTCGAAGACCTTCATCACCAACGGCTACCATGCCGACCTGATCCTGGTGGTGGTCAAGACCGATCCGGAGAAGGGCGCCAAGGGCACCTCGATCGTCGTGGTCGAGACCAAGGACCTGGCGGGCTTCCGCCGTGGCCGCATCCTCGAGAAGATCGGCCAGAAGGCCCAGGACACCGCCGAGCTGTTCTTCGACGACGTGCGCGTGCCGCAAGCCAACCTGCTCGGCCCGGAAGAGGGCAAGGGTTTCATCCAGCTCATGCAGCAACTGCCGCAGGAGCGCATGATCATCGCCCTCGGCGCGCTGGGCAGCATGGAGCGCGCGCTCGCCGACACCATCGAGTACACCCGTTCGCGCAAAGTGTTCGGCCAGTCGCTGCTGGACCTGCAGAACACCCGCTTCAAGCTGGCGGAGATGCAGACCACCTACATCATCGCGCGTACCTTCATCGACGACTGTATGGTCAAGGTCCTGAACAACGAGCTGGACCCGGAAACCGCGGCGATGGCCAAATGGTGGTCCACCCAGCGTAACTGCGAGATCATCGACGAGTGCCTGCAACTGCACGGCGGCTACGGCTACATGGTCGAGTACCCGATCGCCCGCCAGTTCGTGAACTCGCGGGTCAGCAAGATCTTCGGTGGCTCCAACGAGATCATGAAGGAAATCATCGCGCGTACCCTGTAA
- a CDS encoding NAD(P)H-dependent flavin oxidoreductase: MKTRITEMLGIQYPIIQGGMMWVGRAEMAAAVSNAGGLGVLTALTQPTPEDLAREIERCRSMTDKPFGVNLTLLPSINPPPYAKYLDVIIESGVKVLETAGNNPGEHIARAKAAGLKVIHKCVAVRHALKAQSLGVDAISIDGFECAGHPGEDDVSGLVLIPQAVSKLSIPVIASGGIADGRGMAAAMALGAEGVNMGTRFCATQEAPIHDNIKQALVAASERDTRLIFRTLHNTARVLRNAISEEVVSIERKGGAQFEDIRHLVAGARGRAALETGQPDDGIVTAGQCVGLINDVPTCAELLERMVAECRASLKAAVAWAN, translated from the coding sequence ATGAAAACGCGCATCACGGAAATGCTCGGCATCCAGTACCCGATCATCCAGGGCGGCATGATGTGGGTGGGTCGCGCGGAAATGGCCGCTGCGGTGTCCAACGCCGGCGGTCTGGGGGTTCTCACCGCGCTGACCCAGCCGACCCCCGAGGACCTGGCCCGCGAGATCGAGCGTTGCCGTTCGATGACCGACAAGCCGTTTGGCGTCAACCTGACCCTGCTGCCATCGATCAACCCGCCACCCTACGCCAAGTACCTGGACGTGATCATCGAAAGTGGCGTCAAGGTGCTGGAGACCGCCGGCAACAACCCCGGTGAGCACATCGCCCGGGCCAAGGCCGCCGGCCTCAAGGTGATCCACAAGTGCGTGGCCGTGCGCCATGCGCTGAAGGCACAGAGCCTCGGCGTCGACGCCATCTCCATCGACGGCTTCGAGTGTGCGGGCCATCCCGGCGAGGACGATGTGTCTGGCCTGGTGCTGATCCCGCAGGCGGTGAGCAAGCTCAGCATCCCGGTGATCGCCTCCGGCGGTATCGCCGACGGGCGCGGCATGGCCGCGGCCATGGCGCTCGGCGCCGAAGGGGTGAACATGGGTACGCGCTTCTGCGCCACCCAGGAAGCGCCGATCCACGACAACATCAAGCAGGCCCTGGTCGCCGCCAGCGAGCGCGACACCCGGCTGATCTTCCGCACCCTGCACAACACCGCGCGAGTGCTGCGCAACGCCATCTCCGAAGAGGTGGTGAGCATCGAGCGCAAGGGCGGCGCGCAGTTCGAGGACATCCGCCACCTGGTGGCCGGTGCCCGTGGGCGCGCGGCGCTGGAGACCGGCCAGCCGGACGACGGGATTGTCACCGCCGGCCAGTGTGTCGGCCTGATCAACGATGTACCGACCTGCGCCGAGCTGCTCGAGCGCATGGTTGCCGAATGCCGGGCCAGCCTGAAAGCGGCCGTGGCCTGGGCCAACTGA
- a CDS encoding lipid-transfer protein produces MSNKVVVAGVGMIQFTKPGQSDEYHVMGANAAKAALADAGIDYALVQQAYVGYVYGDSTCGQAAVYGVGLTGIPVINVNNNCSTGSTALFLARQAVESGAIDCAIALGFEQMQPGALKGAWTDRTGPMDRFAKTMVQVQGFDEQAPRAAQFFGGAGRAYMQEYGISREIFAKIRAKASQHAARNPLAVFRNVVSVEEVMASPMIFDPLTRLQCCPPTCGAAAAIVCSEAFAKKHGLNTDVVIAGQSMTTDRNSTFDEGDMRKVVGYDMTRNAAVSVFEQAGVGPQDIQVVELHDCFTANELITYEGLMLTPEGTAEKFILDGDNTYGGRVVTNPSGGLLSKGHPLGATGLAQCFELTRQLRGTAAATQVEGARFALQHNLGLGGACVVTLYQRQ; encoded by the coding sequence ATGAGCAATAAAGTTGTGGTCGCCGGCGTCGGCATGATCCAGTTCACCAAACCAGGCCAGAGTGACGAATACCACGTCATGGGTGCCAATGCCGCCAAGGCCGCACTGGCCGATGCCGGTATCGACTATGCGCTGGTGCAGCAGGCTTACGTCGGCTACGTCTACGGCGACTCCACCTGCGGCCAGGCGGCGGTCTACGGCGTCGGCCTCACCGGCATCCCGGTGATCAACGTCAACAACAACTGCTCCACCGGCTCCACCGCGCTGTTCCTCGCCCGCCAGGCGGTAGAAAGCGGCGCCATCGACTGCGCCATCGCGCTGGGCTTCGAGCAGATGCAGCCGGGCGCGCTGAAAGGCGCCTGGACCGACCGCACCGGCCCGATGGACCGCTTCGCCAAGACCATGGTCCAGGTCCAGGGCTTCGACGAGCAGGCCCCGCGTGCCGCGCAGTTCTTCGGTGGTGCTGGTCGTGCCTACATGCAGGAATACGGCATCAGCCGTGAAATCTTCGCGAAGATTCGCGCCAAGGCCAGCCAGCACGCCGCGCGCAACCCGCTGGCGGTGTTCCGCAACGTCGTCAGTGTCGAGGAAGTCATGGCCTCGCCGATGATCTTCGACCCGCTGACCCGCCTGCAGTGCTGCCCGCCGACCTGCGGCGCGGCCGCCGCGATCGTCTGCTCCGAGGCTTTCGCCAAGAAACACGGCCTGAATACCGACGTGGTGATCGCCGGTCAATCGATGACCACCGACCGCAACAGCACCTTCGACGAAGGCGACATGCGCAAGGTGGTCGGCTACGACATGACCCGCAACGCCGCCGTCAGCGTGTTCGAGCAGGCCGGGGTCGGCCCGCAGGACATCCAGGTGGTCGAGCTGCACGACTGCTTCACCGCCAACGAGCTGATCACTTACGAAGGCCTGATGCTGACCCCGGAAGGCACCGCCGAGAAGTTCATCCTCGACGGCGACAACACCTACGGCGGTCGCGTAGTCACCAACCCGTCCGGCGGCCTGCTGTCCAAGGGCCACCCGCTGGGCGCCACCGGCCTGGCGCAGTGCTTCGAGCTGACCCGCCAACTGCGCGGCACCGCCGCCGCCACCCAGGTCGAGGGCGCGCGCTTCGCCCTGCAACACAACCTGGGCCTGGGCGGCGCCTGCGTCGTCACCCTGTACCAGCGTCAGTAA